The Falco peregrinus isolate bFalPer1 chromosome 1, bFalPer1.pri, whole genome shotgun sequence genome has a window encoding:
- the LOC101922569 gene encoding pulmonary surfactant-associated protein A1-like isoform X1, giving the protein MLSYSSYMLTAVAALLVTCDAQHKGPGIPGLPRKHGLKGQTYLPSSQNMHQLERKLCIPFPGDPMRPGTLMGPPRRGNRPWTQALPELYNALAILKHRLSQLEGVLALNGKIREAGEKIIASNGKVVGFTSALESCEKAGGTLARPTNTEENEAILSFVQQYNKYAYLGIKEHENSGQFRHIYGTPLNYTNWHRNEPNGKGTEKCVEMYSDGSWNDKNCNQHRLIICEF; this is encoded by the exons ATGTTGTCTTACTCGTCCTACATGCTCACAGCAGTAGCTGCTTTGCTAGTGACTTGTGATGCACAGCATAAAGGTCCAGGGATTCCCGGGCTGCCTAGAAAACATGGCCTGAAAGGACAGACATATCTGCCAA GTTCCCAAAATATGCATcaattggaaagaaaattatgcatCCCTTTTCCAGGGGATCCTATGAGACCTGGAACCCTGATGGGACCTCCTAGAAGAGGCAATCGTCCTTGGACACAAG CTCTACCTGAACTCTACAATGCTTTGGCAATATTGAAGCACCGACTTTCCCAACTTGAAGGCG TGCTTGctttgaatgggaaaataagagaagcaggagagaaaataattgcCAGCAATGGGAAGGTAGTTGGTTTTACATCTGCACTGGAATCCtgtgaaaaggctggaggaaCTCTTGCAAGACCCACAAACACGGAGGAGAATGAAGCTATTTTGAGTTTTGTGCAACAGTATAACAAATATGCTTACTTGGGCATTAAAGAGCATGAGAATTCAGGTCAATTTAGGCATATATATGGCACACCTCTAAATTACACCAACTGGCACAGAAACGAGCCTAATGGCAAAGGGACAGAAAAATGTGTAGAGATGTACAGTGATGGGAGCTGGAATGACAAAAATTGCAACCAGCATCGCCTCATAATCTGTGAATTTTAA
- the LOC101922569 gene encoding pulmonary surfactant-associated protein A1-like isoform X2, protein MLSYSSYMLTAVAALLVTCDAQHKGPGIPGLPRKHGLKGQTYLPRDPMRPGTLMGPPRRGNRPWTQALPELYNALAILKHRLSQLEGVLALNGKIREAGEKIIASNGKVVGFTSALESCEKAGGTLARPTNTEENEAILSFVQQYNKYAYLGIKEHENSGQFRHIYGTPLNYTNWHRNEPNGKGTEKCVEMYSDGSWNDKNCNQHRLIICEF, encoded by the exons ATGTTGTCTTACTCGTCCTACATGCTCACAGCAGTAGCTGCTTTGCTAGTGACTTGTGATGCACAGCATAAAGGTCCAGGGATTCCCGGGCTGCCTAGAAAACATGGCCTGAAAGGACAGACATATCTGCCAA GGGATCCTATGAGACCTGGAACCCTGATGGGACCTCCTAGAAGAGGCAATCGTCCTTGGACACAAG CTCTACCTGAACTCTACAATGCTTTGGCAATATTGAAGCACCGACTTTCCCAACTTGAAGGCG TGCTTGctttgaatgggaaaataagagaagcaggagagaaaataattgcCAGCAATGGGAAGGTAGTTGGTTTTACATCTGCACTGGAATCCtgtgaaaaggctggaggaaCTCTTGCAAGACCCACAAACACGGAGGAGAATGAAGCTATTTTGAGTTTTGTGCAACAGTATAACAAATATGCTTACTTGGGCATTAAAGAGCATGAGAATTCAGGTCAATTTAGGCATATATATGGCACACCTCTAAATTACACCAACTGGCACAGAAACGAGCCTAATGGCAAAGGGACAGAAAAATGTGTAGAGATGTACAGTGATGGGAGCTGGAATGACAAAAATTGCAACCAGCATCGCCTCATAATCTGTGAATTTTAA